Genomic window (Achromobacter sp. B7):
CCAAAGACGCGTTCGAACGCATCAGCGCACTGATCTTGCAAGGCCTGTCCGACGCGCTGCCGCTGGATGGCGTGTACCTGGACCTGCATGGCGCCATGGTCACCGAACACCTGGACGATGGCGAAGGCGAACTGCTCAAGCGCGTGCGCGAGCTGGTCGGCCCCGACGTACCCGTGGTGGCCAGCCTGGACCTGCACGCCAACGTCACGCGCGCCATGGTGCGCCATGCCGACGCGCTGGTCTGCTACCGCACGTATCCCCACATCGACATGGCTGAAACCGGGCAACGCGCCGCCGCGCTGCTGTCCCAGCGGCTGGCCGGCGTGCCGCGCCCCTATGCGTCGTTGCGCGCCTTGCCCTATCTGATTTCGCTGTGCTGGCAATCGACCGACATCGAGCCGTCGCGCAGCCTGTATGCGCTGGTGGGCGAGATCGAAGCGCGCGGCGCCACCAGCCTGTCTTTCGCCACCGGATTCCCCGCTGCCGACTTCCCGGAATGCGCGCCCACCGTATGGGCCTACGGCACCACGCAAGCCGAGGCCGACGCGGCCGCCGCCGAAATGGCGCGCGCCGTGCTCAATGCAGAACGCGACTTTGGCGGCAAGCTCTACACGCCCGACGAAGCCGTGCAGGAAGCGATGCGAATCGCGCACGATGCGGACAAGCCGGTCGTGATCGCGGACGCGCAAGACAACCCCGGCGCGGGCGGCAGCTCGGACACCACCGGCGTGCTGCGCGCGCTGATCCGCCATGACGCGCGCGACACCGCCATCGGCCTGATCGTTGACCCCGCCGCCGCGCTTGCCGCGCACCGCGCGGGCGTCGGAAACAAGGTACGGATTGCACTAGGTGGACACTCGGGTATTCCCGACGACGAGCCGCTGGACACCGAGTTCATCGTCGAGAAAACTTCAGATGGACGCTTCGATACGCACGGCGCTTTCTACCGCGGATTCCACATGGATCTGGGCCCTAGCGCCTGCCTGCGTATTGGTGGCGTACGCATCATCGTCGCCTCTAACAAGGTGCAGATGGCGGACCAGGAAATGTTCCGGTTCGCGGGCGTCGAACCCACGCGCGCCGCGATTCTGGTGGTGAAGAGTTCCGCGCATTTCCGCGCGGATTTCACATCCATCGCGCAAACGATCCTGGTGTGCGCCGCCCCTGGCTCCATGCTGATGGATGCGGCAAAACAACCATGGACACGGTTGCGTCCCGGCATCAGAATGGCGCCTTGCGGACCGGTGTTTTCGGGCCGGCCCGCAACCGCCTGACCCTCCCACGCCGCCATCGAGCGGCGCGTTAACGACGTAGCGGCCAACCGTGCCGCTCACACCGCTTCAAGGGGAATCTCCATGCTCAAGTTTGTTCGAGCGGCCGCGTTGGCCGGTGCAACGTTGATGATGGCTCACGGCGCTTACGCCGAAACCGTCATCAAGTCCGTCATGCACTCGCCGTTGCGCTTGACCGACCCGCACGCCACCACCGCGTACATCACGACGTGGCACGGCTACATGATCTACGACACCTTGCTGGCCACCGACGCCGACAACAAGATCCAGCCGCAAATGCTTGAGAAGTGGGAAGTCTCGCCGGACGGCAAGACCTACACGATGACCTTGCGCGACGGCCAGAAGTGGCACGACGGCAAGCCCGTCACGTCCGAAGACTGCGTGGCCTCGATCAAGCGCTGGGCCGCCGGCGACGGCATGGGCCGCACGCTGCTCAAGTTCACCGACAAGATCGAAGTCATTGACGACAAGAATTTCCGCATCGTCATGAAAGAGCCCACGGACCTGGCGCTGCGCGCGCTGTCCAAGCCGACGGGCACCGCGCCGTTCATGATGCCCAAGCGCATCGCCGAACAGGCCATCGGCCAGCCCATCACCGACATGACCGGCTCCGGTCCGTTCAAGGTGATCGAATTCAAGCCCGGCGTGAAAACCGTGTATGCCAAGAACGCCGACTACGTGCCGCGCAAGGAACCGGCCAGCGGCCTGGCCGGCGGCAAGGTCGTGAACGTGGACAAGGTTGAATGGGACGTCATGCCCGATGCGCTGACCACCGCCAACGCGCTGCTGGGCGGCGAAATCGACTTCGTCGAACAGTTCCCGTATGACCTGTTGCCGATGATCGAAGGCAACAAGGACTTGAAGGAAGAGTCCCTGAGCCCGGTCGGCTACTTCACGATGTACCGCTTCAACTTCAAGTACCCGCCCTTCAACAACAAGAAAATCCGCCAGGCCGCGATGTACGCCATCGGCCAGGAAGACGTGATGAAGGCGCTGGTGGGCAATCCCAAGTACTGGAAGACGTGCGCGTCGCTGTGGGGCTGCGGCACGCCGATGGAAAGCGACATCGGCAAGGAAGTCGTGGTGCCCTCGAACATCGAAAAGGCCAAGGCCTTGCTGAAGGAAGCGGGCTACGACAACACGCCCATCCTGGTCATGCACGCCACCGACGTGGGCACCCTGTCCGCGCAACCGGTGGTGATGGCGCAGGCGTTGCGCAAGGCCGGCTTCAACGTCAACCTGGCTGCCATGGACTGGCAAAGCGTGGCCACGCGCCGCGCCTCCAAGGCCGCACCGGCTGAAGGCGGCTGGAACATCCACAACACCAACTGGTACGCCACCGACGTGATGGACCCGGTGCGTTCCGCGCCCGCCGCCGCCAACGGCGACAACGCCTGGTTTGGCTGGCCCGACATGCCGCAAGTGGAAGAACTGCGCACCAAATTCGCGCTGACTTCCGACCCGGCCGAGCAAAAGAAAATCGCCGACGAATTGCAGCGCATCGGCATCGACGAAGGCCTGTACGTGCCGCTGGGCCAGATGTCCGTGCCCACCGTCTATTCGACCAAGCTCTCGGGCCTGGTGCATGCACCGGTCTTTGCGTTCTGGAACGTCAAGAAAGCTCCTTAAAGGGGCAAGCAGTTCAGGGGGAAATACATGCTGGCATTTGTCTCACGCCGGCTCCTCGCGACCATCCCCGTTCTGGTGATGGTCGCGGTGGTGGTCTTCGCGATATTGCGTTTCAGCCCGGGCGACCCGGCCATCATCATGGCGGGCGACGGCGCCACGCCTGAACGTATCGTCCAGATACGGCAGACGATGGGCCTGGACCAACCGGTCATCAAACAATTCTTCATCTGGGGCGGCAAGCTCCTGCAAGGCGATCTGGGCACCTCGCTCATGTCCGGCGTGCCGGTCACCAAACTGATCGCGCAACGCCTGGAACCGTCCTTGAGCCTGGCGGTGCTGACCCTGGTGTTCACGCTGCTGGTTGCCATTCCGCTGGGCATCCTGGCGGCATGGCGGCAAGGCCGCCTGCTGGATCGGGCCGTGATGGGCTTTTCGGTGCTGGGCTTTTCAGTGCCGGTGTTCGTCACGGGGTACCTGCTGATCTGGCTGTTCGCCATCAAGCTGGGGTGGTTCAACGTGCAGGGCTATGCGCCGCTGGACAAGGGTTTCTGGCCCTATCTGCACCGGCTCATCCTGCCGTCACTGGCCTTGTCCACGGTCTATGTAGCGTTGATTGCGCGCATCACGCGCACCAGCGTCATCGAGGTCATGGGCGAAGACTTCATCCGCACGGCGCGCTCCAAGGGCCTGGGTGAAACCGGTGTGCTGCTGGGCCACGCGCTGCGCAACGCCGCCGTGCCCATCGCCACCGTCGTGGGCCTGGGCATCGCGCTGCTGATCAGCGGCGTGGTCGTGACTGAATCGGTGTTCAACATCCCCGGCCTGGGCCGGTTGGTGGTGGAAGCCGTGCTGGCGCGCGACTACCCCGTCATCCAGGGGCTGACGCTGTTCTTCGCGTTCGTCTACGTGTTCATCAATCTGGTTGTCGATTGCGCCTACACGGTGTTCGACCCGCGCATCCGCTACTAGGGAAGAGCCATGCACACGCCAACCGATGCCGCCGTGCCGGCGGCCGCCGACCTCCCCGGAGGCGGCAACCCTCAAGTCACCGCCTGGCGCCAAGTGCGCCAGTGCCTGAAAAGCTGGCCGGTCATGCTGGCGCTGGTGGTGCTGGTTGCCATCGTCGCCATTGCCGTGTTCGCGCCGCTGCTGGGCACGGTGGACCCTACCTTCATCAACCCGGGCGCGCGCCTGAAGCAGCCCTTTACCGACTACCTGTTCGGCACCGACGCCTTTGGCCGAGACGTCTGGTCGCGCGTGGCCTACGGCGCGCGCATCTCGCTGATCGCGGGCCTGGGCGCCGCCGTCGTCAGCGTGGCCATCGGGCTGGTCATCGGCGTCATTGCTGGTTGGTTCCGTTCGCTGGACGGGCTGATCATGCGCACCATGGACGCCATCATGGCCATTCCCGGCATCCTGCTGGCAATTGCCCTGGTGTCGGTTACCGGCGCCAGTATCACGACCGTGCTTGTCGCCATCACCATCCCGGAAATTCCCCGGGTGGTGCGGCTGGTGCGCGGGCAGATCCTGACGGTGCGCGGCGAACCCTATGTGGAAGCCGCGCTGGCGTTGGGCACGCCCTTGCCGCTGCTGCTGTGGCGGCACATGGTGCCCAGCACCATCGCGCCGCTGACGGTGCAAGGCACCTACGTGTTCGCCTCCGCCATGCTGACCGAGGCCATCCTCAGCTTCCTGGGCGCGGGCATCCCGCCCGAGATCGCGTCGTGGGGCAACATCATGTCCGAAGGCCGCATGTATTTCCGCATGCTGCCAGGCCTGATTCTCTTTCCTGGCCTGCTTCTGTCGCTGACCGTGCTTAGCGTGAACATCCTGGGTGACGCCCTGCGCGATGCGCTGGACCCGAAAATGGTGCGCAGGATCTGATGCCGATGACCTACTCTCCTACTCCCCCCGCGGGCGACACCTCGTCCGCCATCCTGGCCATTCGCAACCTGTCCGTGGAAGTGGCCGGCGCCGGCAACCGCGTCGTGCGCAATCTGAGCCTGGACGTGCATGCCGGCGAAACCGTGTGCGTGGTTGGTGAATCCGGCTCGGGCAAATCGGTCACATCGCTGGCCGTGATGGGCCTGTTGCCGCAAGGCATCCTGTCCATCAGCGCCGGTTCCATCCGCGTGGAAGGCGAAGACGTCGCCACCGCGTCGCAACGCCGCCTGCGCGAGATGCGCGCGACCCGCATGGCCATGGTGTTCCAGGAACCCATGACCGCGCTGAACCCCGTGCATACGGTGGGCAAGCAGGTTGACGAAGTGCTGCGCCTGCATCGCAAGGGCATGAGCGCCGCCGACCGCCGCGCCAAGGTGCTGGACATGTTCCAGTCAGTACACCTGCCCGATGTGGAACGCATCTTCGAGGCGTATCCGCATCAGCTGTCGGGTGGCCAGCGCCAGCGCATCGTGATTGCGATGGCGCTGATCCTTGAACCCAAGCTGCTGATCGCCGATGAACCCACGACCGCGCTGGACGTCACCACGCAAAAGCAGATCCTGGCGCTGATCAAGGAATTGCAGGTCAAGCACAAGACGGCCGTGCTGTTCATCACGCACGACTTTGGCGTGGTGGCCGAGATTTCGGATCGCATCGTGGTGATGAACCGGGGCGACCTGATCGAAAGCGGCACGCGCAACGAAATCCTGGCCGAACCCAAGCAGTCGTACACGCGCCGCCTGGTGTCGTCCGTGCCCAGCCTGGTGCCCAACCGCCGCGACGCGCCGGATGGCCAGCCCGTGTTGCACGTCAAGGGCCTGGGCCGCACCTACGCGGGCAAAAGCTCGATGTTCTCGCGGCGCGCCGCGCAACATGTGGTGGCCGCTACCGACGTCAACCTGACGCTGCGC
Coding sequences:
- a CDS encoding ABC transporter substrate-binding protein produces the protein MLKFVRAAALAGATLMMAHGAYAETVIKSVMHSPLRLTDPHATTAYITTWHGYMIYDTLLATDADNKIQPQMLEKWEVSPDGKTYTMTLRDGQKWHDGKPVTSEDCVASIKRWAAGDGMGRTLLKFTDKIEVIDDKNFRIVMKEPTDLALRALSKPTGTAPFMMPKRIAEQAIGQPITDMTGSGPFKVIEFKPGVKTVYAKNADYVPRKEPASGLAGGKVVNVDKVEWDVMPDALTTANALLGGEIDFVEQFPYDLLPMIEGNKDLKEESLSPVGYFTMYRFNFKYPPFNNKKIRQAAMYAIGQEDVMKALVGNPKYWKTCASLWGCGTPMESDIGKEVVVPSNIEKAKALLKEAGYDNTPILVMHATDVGTLSAQPVVMAQALRKAGFNVNLAAMDWQSVATRRASKAAPAEGGWNIHNTNWYATDVMDPVRSAPAAANGDNAWFGWPDMPQVEELRTKFALTSDPAEQKKIADELQRIGIDEGLYVPLGQMSVPTVYSTKLSGLVHAPVFAFWNVKKAP
- a CDS encoding ABC transporter ATP-binding protein, whose translation is MTYSPTPPAGDTSSAILAIRNLSVEVAGAGNRVVRNLSLDVHAGETVCVVGESGSGKSVTSLAVMGLLPQGILSISAGSIRVEGEDVATASQRRLREMRATRMAMVFQEPMTALNPVHTVGKQVDEVLRLHRKGMSAADRRAKVLDMFQSVHLPDVERIFEAYPHQLSGGQRQRIVIAMALILEPKLLIADEPTTALDVTTQKQILALIKELQVKHKTAVLFITHDFGVVAEISDRIVVMNRGDLIESGTRNEILAEPKQSYTRRLVSSVPSLVPNRRDAPDGQPVLHVKGLGRTYAGKSSMFSRRAAQHVVAATDVNLTLRKGEILGIVGESGSGKSTVARCIVRLIEPTAGHMMMGGEDLSTLSGSALRPVRRRIQIVFQDPYRSLNPRRTVGESIIEGLLNFGMPRDQALKRAGETLTVVGLSPDAMQRYPHQFSGGQRQRICIARALVMDPEILVADEAVSALDVSVQAQVLELLEQVRQRTGVGVLFITHDLRVAAQICDTIMVMQRGKVVETGSAETVLTEPRHEYTRALIDAAPGRDWDFRNFQPVATTLAQAAAAAS
- a CDS encoding ABC transporter permease; its protein translation is MLAFVSRRLLATIPVLVMVAVVVFAILRFSPGDPAIIMAGDGATPERIVQIRQTMGLDQPVIKQFFIWGGKLLQGDLGTSLMSGVPVTKLIAQRLEPSLSLAVLTLVFTLLVAIPLGILAAWRQGRLLDRAVMGFSVLGFSVPVFVTGYLLIWLFAIKLGWFNVQGYAPLDKGFWPYLHRLILPSLALSTVYVALIARITRTSVIEVMGEDFIRTARSKGLGETGVLLGHALRNAAVPIATVVGLGIALLISGVVVTESVFNIPGLGRLVVEAVLARDYPVIQGLTLFFAFVYVFINLVVDCAYTVFDPRIRY
- a CDS encoding ABC transporter permease, which produces MHTPTDAAVPAAADLPGGGNPQVTAWRQVRQCLKSWPVMLALVVLVAIVAIAVFAPLLGTVDPTFINPGARLKQPFTDYLFGTDAFGRDVWSRVAYGARISLIAGLGAAVVSVAIGLVIGVIAGWFRSLDGLIMRTMDAIMAIPGILLAIALVSVTGASITTVLVAITIPEIPRVVRLVRGQILTVRGEPYVEAALALGTPLPLLLWRHMVPSTIAPLTVQGTYVFASAMLTEAILSFLGAGIPPEIASWGNIMSEGRMYFRMLPGLILFPGLLLSLTVLSVNILGDALRDALDPKMVRRI
- a CDS encoding M81 family metallopeptidase, translating into MRIGIGGFQHETNTFAPSRATWEDFAEKGGGWPKLVSGPAMFQAVAGANIPVAGFIEAMSQHTLVPTTWAAASPSGLVTKDAFERISALILQGLSDALPLDGVYLDLHGAMVTEHLDDGEGELLKRVRELVGPDVPVVASLDLHANVTRAMVRHADALVCYRTYPHIDMAETGQRAAALLSQRLAGVPRPYASLRALPYLISLCWQSTDIEPSRSLYALVGEIEARGATSLSFATGFPAADFPECAPTVWAYGTTQAEADAAAAEMARAVLNAERDFGGKLYTPDEAVQEAMRIAHDADKPVVIADAQDNPGAGGSSDTTGVLRALIRHDARDTAIGLIVDPAAALAAHRAGVGNKVRIALGGHSGIPDDEPLDTEFIVEKTSDGRFDTHGAFYRGFHMDLGPSACLRIGGVRIIVASNKVQMADQEMFRFAGVEPTRAAILVVKSSAHFRADFTSIAQTILVCAAPGSMLMDAAKQPWTRLRPGIRMAPCGPVFSGRPATA